Proteins encoded in a region of the Inquilinus sp. KBS0705 genome:
- the aroB gene encoding 3-dehydroquinate synthase has protein sequence METILSDNYPIYFEDSVNQLFNFIKQGKYSRVFVLTDEHTGQHCLPLIQAQLDALGNFDLIEINAGEESKTIDFCIGVWQMLIDFGADRKALMLNLGGGVITDMGGFIASTYKRGIDFVQMPTTLLSQVDASVGGKTGVDVNGIKNIIGTFTQPKAVFMVGDFLQTLPPRQILSGLAEMLKHGLICDADYWNELKTSDLTIPSIELVHRSVEIKNAVVIEDPHEKGIRKALNFGHTIGHAVETNSLLNDDDHLTHGEAIAIGMICEAWLSNKKAGLPDNQLAEIVAVLTKLYPKYDIPDTCHSVLYSLMQKDKKNMEGQINCTLLKHIGDFSIDNICTEDELCDSLKYYAQL, from the coding sequence ATGGAAACCATACTTAGCGATAACTACCCCATATATTTTGAAGATAGCGTGAACCAACTGTTTAACTTTATTAAACAGGGCAAATATTCGCGTGTGTTTGTACTTACAGATGAGCACACCGGGCAGCATTGCCTGCCACTGATACAGGCGCAATTAGATGCCTTAGGCAATTTTGACCTGATAGAGATAAACGCCGGCGAAGAAAGCAAAACCATTGATTTTTGCATTGGCGTTTGGCAAATGCTGATAGATTTTGGCGCCGACCGCAAAGCACTGATGTTAAACTTAGGCGGCGGTGTAATAACCGATATGGGCGGCTTTATAGCATCAACCTACAAACGGGGGATAGACTTTGTGCAAATGCCCACTACCCTGCTTTCGCAGGTAGATGCATCCGTAGGTGGTAAAACTGGGGTAGATGTAAATGGCATAAAAAACATTATTGGTACGTTTACCCAACCCAAAGCGGTATTTATGGTAGGCGACTTTTTGCAGACCCTGCCGCCAAGGCAAATACTATCGGGCCTGGCGGAAATGCTGAAACATGGCCTGATATGCGATGCCGATTACTGGAACGAACTTAAAACAAGCGACCTTACCATCCCTTCTATAGAATTGGTACACCGGTCGGTAGAGATAAAGAACGCGGTAGTTATTGAAGACCCGCACGAAAAAGGCATACGCAAGGCGCTTAACTTTGGGCACACTATAGGCCACGCCGTTGAAACCAACTCCTTGTTAAACGATGATGACCACCTAACCCATGGCGAAGCTATTGCCATTGGTATGATATGCGAGGCATGGCTATCTAACAAAAAAGCGGGCCTGCCAGATAACCAACTGGCCGAAATTGTAGCGGTATTAACCAAGTTATACCCTAAATACGACATCCCCGACACCTGCCACTCTGTTTTATACAGCCTGATGCAAAAGGACAAAAAGAACATGGAGGGCCAAATTAATTGTACCTTACTAAAACATATCGGCGATTTTAGCATTGACAATATTTGTACAGAAGACGAACTTTGCGATAGCTTAAAATATTACGCTCAACTATAA
- a CDS encoding sterol desaturase family protein — MPDPNARTEAVVILVGLLVLLTLAEMWFSYRENRHYYEKRDTLTNIYLTTLAFLLNLAVNGSTFFILSYFYKFRLFSIANVAAYWFVLVVVQDLLYWVLHYVGHYCRLFWAMHVTHHSSQHFNFTTGFRSTVFEPLYRTFFYLPLAIMGFHPIDILYAYLVTQLYGNLVHTQYHIPLPKWYGYIFVTPSHHRVHHASNLRYLDKNMGMLLIIWDRLFGTFQTEDADEPVKYGLTKQPDDLGPVNVLFHEWKALLHDVKNAPGIANKLKYVLNPPGWSHDGSTKTAKELQREG, encoded by the coding sequence ATGCCCGATCCGAACGCACGTACCGAAGCTGTAGTAATACTGGTTGGCTTGCTGGTGCTGCTAACCCTGGCCGAAATGTGGTTTAGCTACCGCGAAAACCGCCACTATTACGAAAAGCGCGACACCCTAACCAACATTTACTTAACCACACTTGCCTTTTTGCTAAACCTTGCGGTAAATGGCAGCACTTTTTTTATACTGAGCTATTTTTACAAGTTCAGGCTGTTTAGTATTGCTAATGTTGCAGCCTACTGGTTTGTGCTGGTAGTAGTGCAGGATCTTTTATACTGGGTACTGCATTATGTGGGCCACTATTGCCGCCTTTTTTGGGCCATGCATGTAACGCACCACTCATCACAGCATTTCAATTTTACAACGGGTTTCCGCTCTACCGTGTTTGAGCCGTTGTACCGCACCTTTTTTTATTTGCCGCTGGCAATTATGGGCTTTCACCCTATTGATATTTTATATGCTTATTTGGTTACGCAGCTATACGGCAATTTGGTACATACCCAATACCACATACCGCTGCCAAAATGGTATGGGTATATATTTGTAACCCCATCGCATCATAGGGTGCACCATGCATCAAACCTGCGTTACCTGGATAAAAATATGGGGATGTTGCTGATCATCTGGGACAGGCTTTTCGGCACTTTCCAAACCGAGGATGCCGACGAACCCGTTAAGTACGGCCTTACAAAACAACCCGACGATCTGGGGCCGGTAAACGTGCTGTTCCACGAGTGGAAAGCATTGCTGCACGATGTAAAAAACGCCCCCGGCATAGCCAATAAACTTAAATATGTGCTTAACCCACCCGGTTGGAGCCACGACGGTAGTACAAAAACGGCTAAGGAATTGCAGCGGGAAGGGTGA
- a CDS encoding transposase: MSRNASTDELYFVTLTVVNWIDVFTRRLYNDFIVQSLTHCQQHKKLNIYAYVIMTNHIHLVANVSEGSLGDVLRDFKTFTSKELAKLIMNNEQESRRKWMISTFNWAGKINPLNTNHQFWQNGNHPILLYSPAVIDQKIDYIHENPVKAGFVGSAHEFWYSSANPESPLKVID, encoded by the coding sequence ATGTCCCGAAACGCCTCAACAGACGAGTTATATTTTGTTACGCTAACAGTTGTAAACTGGATAGACGTTTTTACACGCAGGTTATATAATGATTTCATAGTACAGAGCTTAACCCATTGTCAGCAGCATAAAAAACTTAATATCTATGCTTATGTGATAATGACCAATCACATTCATTTGGTCGCCAATGTATCAGAAGGCTCGTTAGGTGATGTATTGAGAGATTTTAAAACTTTTACATCAAAAGAACTGGCCAAGCTGATAATGAATAACGAGCAGGAAAGCCGCCGAAAGTGGATGATAAGTACCTTCAACTGGGCCGGCAAAATTAACCCTTTAAACACCAACCATCAATTTTGGCAAAACGGCAATCATCCTATATTACTGTACAGCCCGGCCGTGATCGATCAAAAAATAGATTACATACATGAAAATCCTGTTAAAGCTGGTTTTGTAGGTTCGGCACATGAGTTTTGGTACAGCAGCGCGAATCCTGAAAGCCCTTTAAAAGTAATTGATTAA
- a CDS encoding prephenate dehydratase — MKTEKPRVAIQGIRASFHEEAAFKYFGEKIHTVECNSFKQTFEALQNNDADYVVMAIENSIAGSILPNYSLMMSYSFPVVGEVYVPIQLHLMALPGVKFDDIKYVTSHPIAIRQCIDFFDEYPHLKIVESNDTAACAKRIRDEQLTDTVAIANTLAANLYGLDVLERRIESNKKNFTRFLILTNHENAKKKTGANKASLCFQVSNQVGSLAKVLNIFAQENMNMSKIQSMPVLGKRNEYNFYVDVEWDDARNYDSAIRQILKYTHNFNILGEYIRHEEETTAKPLVPEKTKRYITVKKIE; from the coding sequence ATGAAAACCGAAAAACCAAGAGTTGCCATACAAGGCATACGCGCATCCTTCCACGAAGAGGCAGCGTTTAAGTATTTTGGCGAAAAAATACACACTGTTGAGTGCAACTCTTTTAAGCAAACATTTGAGGCGCTGCAAAACAACGATGCCGATTATGTGGTAATGGCTATTGAAAACAGCATTGCCGGCAGCATACTGCCCAACTACTCGCTGATGATGAGCTACAGTTTTCCGGTGGTGGGCGAGGTTTATGTGCCCATACAACTGCACCTGATGGCTTTACCGGGTGTAAAGTTTGATGACATTAAATATGTAACATCGCACCCTATTGCCATACGCCAGTGCATCGATTTTTTTGACGAATACCCGCATCTAAAAATTGTTGAAAGCAACGATACCGCTGCCTGTGCAAAACGCATCCGCGATGAACAGCTTACAGATACCGTGGCCATTGCCAATACCCTGGCTGCTAACCTATACGGGCTGGATGTGCTGGAACGCCGGATAGAATCTAACAAAAAGAATTTTACCCGCTTTTTGATACTGACCAATCACGAAAACGCCAAAAAGAAAACCGGGGCCAACAAAGCATCACTATGTTTCCAGGTGAGTAACCAGGTAGGCTCGTTAGCTAAGGTGCTAAACATATTTGCCCAGGAAAACATGAACATGAGTAAAATACAAAGCATGCCGGTATTGGGCAAACGCAACGAATACAATTTTTACGTAGATGTTGAGTGGGATGATGCCCGCAACTACGATTCGGCCATAAGGCAAATATTAAAATATACGCACAACTTTAACATTTTGGGCGAATACATAAGGCACGAAGAAGAGACTACCGCAAAGCCCTTAGTACCCGAAAAAACTAAAAGATATATAACGGTAAAGAAAATAGAATAG
- a CDS encoding 3-deoxy-7-phosphoheptulonate synthase, which translates to MKLNLNIEPLNNWINKTGKQPLVIAGPCSAETEDQLVATAHLLAKTGKISALRAGIWKPRTRPGEFEGIGSIGLEWLNRAKEETGLPTAVEVATAKHVEEALKAGVDILWVGARSTVNPFTVQEIADALRGVDVPVMVKNPVNPDLSLWVGALERINNAGITKLAAIHRGFSSYEKSAFRNEPMWDLAIGLKTLAPHLPIINDPSHITGNRDLIGYISQKALDLDMQGLMIESHIDPTVAWTDAAQQVTPAALANIIDNLALRKPEVKDVVLNDKLHELRSQIDKIDDLVIQKMAERMQIVEKIGNYKKDNNITILQVNRWDEILHKRTSYAKALKLSTEFTEKLLELMHSESIRKQTEIMNKSEAGQAAEKLTHA; encoded by the coding sequence ATGAAACTTAATTTAAACATAGAACCCCTTAACAACTGGATAAACAAAACCGGTAAACAGCCCCTTGTAATTGCCGGCCCTTGCAGTGCCGAAACGGAGGACCAGTTAGTTGCCACCGCGCATTTATTAGCTAAAACAGGTAAAATTAGCGCGCTGCGCGCTGGCATCTGGAAACCACGCACCCGCCCCGGAGAATTTGAAGGTATTGGCAGCATTGGTTTAGAGTGGTTAAACCGCGCTAAAGAAGAAACAGGTTTGCCAACCGCTGTTGAAGTAGCTACCGCTAAACACGTAGAAGAAGCTTTAAAAGCAGGTGTAGATATCCTTTGGGTAGGTGCACGCTCAACCGTTAACCCTTTTACTGTACAGGAAATTGCCGACGCGCTGCGTGGTGTGGATGTACCCGTAATGGTTAAAAACCCGGTTAACCCCGATCTGTCTTTATGGGTTGGCGCTTTAGAGCGTATTAACAATGCCGGTATCACTAAGCTGGCGGCTATTCACCGCGGTTTTTCATCATACGAAAAATCAGCTTTCCGTAACGAACCGATGTGGGACCTTGCCATCGGCCTGAAAACCCTTGCACCACATCTGCCTATTATTAACGACCCAAGCCACATTACCGGCAACCGCGACCTGATTGGTTACATATCGCAAAAGGCATTGGATCTGGATATGCAGGGCTTGATGATCGAATCACATATCGACCCTACCGTTGCCTGGACCGATGCTGCACAGCAGGTTACCCCGGCTGCCTTAGCAAACATTATTGATAACCTGGCCCTACGCAAGCCCGAGGTTAAAGATGTGGTGTTGAATGATAAACTGCACGAACTGCGCAGCCAGATTGATAAAATTGACGACCTGGTTATCCAAAAAATGGCCGAGCGTATGCAGATAGTAGAGAAAATAGGCAACTACAAAAAGGATAACAACATTACCATTTTACAGGTTAACCGTTGGGACGAGATATTGCACAAACGTACCAGCTACGCCAAAGCTTTAAAACTAAGCACCGAGTTTACCGAAAAATTGCTTGAGCTGATGCACAGCGAATCTATCCGCAAGCAGACCGAGATAATGAACAAAAGCGAAGCAGGCCAGGCGGCAGAAAAATTAACACATGCGTAA
- the aroA gene encoding 3-phosphoshikimate 1-carboxyvinyltransferase: MKHNIIISKQSKTVSGTVQLTGSKSECNRALVIEALSDGKVKVENISDAADTVTLAAILRESKVESPKVVVGTDEAHEVEEIGNEIADSRLQTQDSRLVNIGPAGTAMRFLTAYYAIGHQEIILTGSERMKQRPIGILVDALRGLGAHIEYEENEGYPPIKLKGSFEQQTRKISIKGNISSQYITALLLIAAKLPFGLDLHIEGELTSRPYVEMTLAMLRQANIQHTWADNVISISHQDFADTSLHVEPDWSAASYWYAIAALSDEAELFLPGLTSYSLQGDSVITEIMANFGITSQFKDGGVYLTKEVKPIYRKIFDMKECPDLAQTVVVVCAVLGHDATFTGLETLKIKETDRILALQTELAKIGVKLIEKGQVYKLDCSEKQLPQRVFINTYDDHRMAMAFAPLATVIPEVEIEDADVVEKSYPAFWQHLQSVGFAPHPPEGGAKVL; encoded by the coding sequence ATGAAGCATAATATCATTATAAGTAAGCAAAGCAAAACGGTATCGGGCACGGTACAGCTCACCGGCTCAAAAAGCGAGTGCAACCGTGCATTGGTTATTGAGGCGCTGAGCGATGGCAAGGTAAAGGTTGAGAATATATCTGACGCGGCCGATACGGTTACTTTAGCAGCTATACTCAGGGAGTCGAAAGTTGAAAGCCCTAAAGTTGTTGTTGGTACAGATGAAGCACATGAAGTTGAAGAGATAGGGAACGAAATTGCAGACTCAAGACTTCAGACTCAAGACTCAAGACTTGTAAACATAGGCCCTGCCGGTACAGCTATGCGTTTTTTAACAGCATATTATGCCATAGGCCATCAGGAAATTATATTAACAGGCAGCGAGAGGATGAAGCAAAGGCCGATAGGGATATTGGTTGACGCGTTGCGAGGTTTGGGTGCCCATATTGAATATGAAGAAAATGAGGGGTACCCCCCTATCAAATTAAAAGGTAGTTTTGAGCAGCAAACTCGTAAGATCAGTATTAAGGGTAATATAAGCAGTCAGTATATTACTGCCCTGTTACTCATCGCTGCCAAACTGCCTTTTGGTTTGGACCTGCACATCGAAGGCGAGCTAACCTCGCGCCCGTATGTAGAAATGACGTTAGCTATGCTTAGGCAGGCAAATATACAGCACACCTGGGCCGATAATGTCATTTCCATATCACATCAGGATTTTGCAGATACATCGCTGCATGTGGAACCTGACTGGAGCGCGGCATCGTACTGGTATGCTATAGCCGCTTTAAGCGATGAAGCCGAACTATTTTTACCCGGCCTTACCTCATACAGCTTGCAGGGCGATAGTGTAATAACCGAGATAATGGCCAACTTTGGCATCACATCACAGTTTAAGGATGGCGGCGTGTATTTAACCAAAGAGGTAAAGCCCATCTATCGTAAGATATTTGATATGAAGGAATGCCCCGACCTGGCACAAACCGTTGTTGTGGTTTGCGCCGTATTGGGCCACGACGCGACATTTACCGGGCTGGAAACCTTAAAAATTAAAGAAACCGACCGTATATTAGCCCTGCAAACCGAACTGGCAAAAATTGGCGTTAAGCTGATAGAAAAAGGGCAGGTTTATAAGCTGGATTGCAGCGAAAAGCAATTACCGCAACGGGTTTTTATCAACACCTACGACGACCACCGTATGGCCATGGCTTTTGCGCCGCTGGCAACTGTGATACCCGAGGTGGAGATAGAAGATGCCGATGTGGTAGAAAAATCGTACCCGGCGTTTTGGCAACACCTGCAAAGTGTAGGGTTTGCCCCCCATCCCCCTGAAGGGGGAGCAAAAGTGCTTTAA
- the aroC gene encoding chorismate synthase codes for MAGNSFGQLFRITTFGESHGEAIGVIIDGCPAGLTVDLDYIQGELDKRKPGQSKITTQRKESDEFRILSGTFEGKTTGTPIAMIIPNEDQRSKDYGHNVDVFRPSHADYTYQTKYGIRDHRGGGRSSARETAARVAAGAIAKLLLKTQGIEIVAHVSSVGRIDAPNVFIEDTNEFIAEREKNIVRCADPATAEEMIAFIDDIRKQGDTVGGKVSCYVKNCPVGLGDPVFDKLHADLGKAMLSINAVHGFEFGSGFSGSEMRGSEHNDIFIKNAAGDVGTRTNFSGGIQGGISNGMPIEFKVAFKPVATIMQAQQTINSEGNAAEISGKGRHDPCVVPRAVPIVEAMAALVLADHWLRNRNSKL; via the coding sequence ATGGCAGGTAATTCATTCGGTCAATTATTCAGGATAACAACATTTGGCGAATCGCATGGCGAGGCTATTGGCGTAATTATCGACGGCTGCCCCGCGGGCTTAACGGTAGACCTGGATTACATACAGGGCGAGCTGGACAAGCGCAAACCGGGACAATCAAAAATTACCACCCAGCGTAAAGAGAGCGACGAGTTCAGGATACTATCGGGCACGTTTGAAGGCAAAACCACCGGTACGCCTATCGCCATGATCATCCCTAACGAAGATCAGCGATCTAAAGATTACGGGCATAATGTAGATGTATTTCGCCCATCGCATGCCGATTACACCTACCAAACCAAATACGGCATTCGCGATCATCGTGGCGGCGGCCGTTCGTCTGCCCGCGAAACCGCGGCGCGCGTTGCAGCCGGGGCAATAGCCAAACTATTGCTAAAAACACAAGGCATTGAAATTGTTGCGCATGTAAGCAGCGTTGGCCGTATAGATGCGCCGAACGTATTTATTGAGGATACCAACGAATTTATAGCCGAGCGCGAAAAAAACATTGTGCGTTGTGCCGACCCGGCCACTGCCGAAGAAATGATAGCCTTTATAGACGATATACGCAAACAAGGCGATACCGTTGGTGGCAAGGTTAGCTGCTATGTAAAAAACTGCCCTGTGGGCCTTGGAGACCCCGTGTTTGATAAGCTGCATGCCGACTTAGGCAAGGCGATGCTAAGCATTAATGCTGTGCATGGTTTTGAATTTGGTTCGGGTTTTAGCGGCAGCGAGATGCGCGGATCGGAGCATAACGATATATTTATTAAAAACGCTGCCGGTGATGTAGGCACCCGTACCAATTTTTCGGGTGGTATACAAGGGGGCATCAGCAACGGTATGCCTATTGAGTTTAAGGTGGCTTTTAAACCGGTTGCTACCATTATGCAAGCCCAGCAAACCATAAACAGCGAAGGTAACGCCGCCGAAATATCGGGCAAAGGCCGCCACGACCCATGTGTAGTACCCCGCGCCGTACCAATTGTTGAAGCGATGGCCGCCCTTGTTTTAGCAGACCACTGGCTACGTAACCGAAATTCAAAACTGTAG
- a CDS encoding DNA alkylation repair protein — protein sequence MTVTEIMTELQEKGSDSIKKILLKHGVKEPFFGVKVEYLKPIQKKIKKDYQLAKDLFATGNADAMYLAGLIADDAKMTTDDLQTWAEHATSNNISEYTVPWVAAGNPNGFELALKWIDSPVEHVAATGWATLSNLVALQPNNELDMEKLKSLLQRAELDIKHSEDRVCYHMNNYVICVGSYVAALADEAMAIAGRIGVVTVDKHGTACKVPLATDYIKKVWDKRGGIATKKKEVKC from the coding sequence ATGACCGTTACCGAAATAATGACCGAACTGCAGGAAAAAGGCAGCGACAGCATTAAAAAGATATTGCTGAAACATGGTGTTAAGGAGCCCTTTTTTGGTGTAAAGGTGGAGTATTTAAAACCGATACAAAAGAAGATAAAAAAGGACTACCAGCTGGCGAAAGATCTGTTTGCCACCGGCAATGCCGATGCCATGTACCTGGCCGGATTGATTGCCGACGATGCCAAAATGACCACAGACGACCTGCAAACCTGGGCGGAGCATGCCACATCTAACAACATTAGCGAGTATACCGTACCATGGGTAGCCGCTGGTAACCCCAACGGCTTTGAACTGGCGCTAAAATGGATCGATAGCCCTGTTGAACATGTTGCCGCTACAGGATGGGCCACTCTAAGTAATCTGGTGGCACTGCAACCCAATAACGAGTTGGATATGGAAAAATTGAAAAGCCTATTGCAACGCGCCGAGTTGGATATCAAACACAGCGAAGACAGGGTTTGCTACCACATGAACAACTATGTTATTTGTGTGGGCAGTTACGTAGCTGCTTTAGCTGACGAAGCCATGGCAATAGCTGGCAGAATAGGGGTGGTAACTGTTGATAAGCACGGCACAGCCTGCAAAGTACCCCTTGCTACCGATTATATTAAAAAGGTATGGGATAAACGTGGCGGCATTGCAACTAAAAAGAAAGAGGTGAAGTGTTAA
- a CDS encoding MFS transporter, whose amino-acid sequence MLINRSGTMVVPYLSLYCVEKLGFSITQAGFIMALFGVGSILGAFAGGKLIDRFGFYDLQIGTLLSGGLLFILLGYQHTFITLAIGTFLLSFCNEAFRPANSTAVAHYSTPENKTRSYSLNRLAVNLGWAFGGGLGGVLASFSYSYLFWVDGCTNIIAALILLKLMPRSVIKKSEVVKDKNVKVASPYKDGAYMMFILLSTLFGLCFFQFFIMEPVFYRLKWHFSERLIGLLLALNGLLIVAVEMVLIHYLERKRHGLIYITSGVIIAGIGFVLLNILPAGVATAVLVVVIITLGEIMSMPFMNAYWIARTNDYNRGQYAALYTMSWSAAQILAPALGSQVIAYGGFNLLWWLLGVLSFATAAGYFVLYKSEK is encoded by the coding sequence ATGCTGATAAACCGCAGTGGTACTATGGTAGTGCCTTACTTAAGCCTTTATTGTGTAGAAAAACTGGGCTTTAGCATTACGCAGGCAGGGTTTATTATGGCCTTGTTTGGTGTGGGCTCAATACTGGGTGCTTTTGCAGGCGGTAAACTGATTGACCGCTTTGGCTTTTACGATTTGCAGATAGGCACCCTGCTAAGCGGTGGCCTGCTGTTTATTCTATTAGGTTATCAGCATACATTTATTACCTTGGCTATAGGTACATTTTTATTAAGCTTTTGCAACGAGGCCTTTCGCCCGGCAAACTCAACAGCGGTGGCGCATTACAGCACGCCTGAAAATAAAACCCGCTCCTACTCGCTCAACCGTTTGGCCGTAAACCTTGGCTGGGCCTTTGGTGGTGGCCTGGGTGGGGTACTGGCATCGTTTAGTTACAGTTATTTGTTTTGGGTAGATGGCTGCACCAACATTATAGCCGCGCTGATATTACTAAAGCTGATGCCCCGCTCGGTTATTAAAAAAAGCGAGGTAGTAAAAGATAAAAATGTAAAGGTAGCATCGCCGTATAAGGATGGGGCCTACATGATGTTCATTCTTTTATCTACCCTGTTTGGCTTGTGCTTTTTCCAGTTTTTTATTATGGAACCGGTGTTTTACCGCCTTAAATGGCACTTCAGCGAACGCCTGATAGGTTTGTTGCTGGCTTTAAATGGTTTGCTGATAGTAGCCGTAGAAATGGTACTGATACACTACCTGGAGCGCAAAAGGCACGGGCTTATCTATATAACAAGTGGGGTTATTATAGCAGGCATAGGCTTTGTATTGCTTAACATTTTACCGGCCGGTGTGGCTACAGCGGTATTGGTAGTAGTAATTATAACTCTGGGCGAAATAATGAGCATGCCTTTTATGAATGCTTACTGGATAGCCCGCACAAACGATTATAACCGCGGGCAATATGCTGCATTGTATACCATGTCGTGGTCGGCGGCGCAAATTTTGGCACCAGCTTTGGGGAGCCAGGTTATAGCCTATGGTGGTTTTAATTTGCTTTGGTGGTTGCTTGGCGTTTTAAGCTTTGCTACCGCTGCCGGCTATTTTGTGTTATACAAAAGCGAAAAATAA
- a CDS encoding HAD family hydrolase, whose amino-acid sequence MKRVLILDLDNTIYPVSQIADHLFGRLFTMIDEELAEEDRQAAEEAKHELTRRPYQQVADDFGFSNELKTKGLELLKNCTYDLPMQPYDEYDTLRNIAIDKFLVTTGFTKLQMSKVKMLDIAADFKQVYVVDPEESDQTKGDIFNKIMQENGYALGDVLVIGDDPKSEIKFAKELGIETFLFDPESKHPDAEVTYRGTDYSEIERIIAQ is encoded by the coding sequence ATGAAACGCGTTTTAATTTTAGACCTCGACAACACCATATATCCGGTTAGCCAGATAGCCGACCACCTGTTTGGCCGCTTATTTACCATGATAGATGAAGAGTTGGCCGAAGAGGACCGGCAGGCTGCCGAAGAGGCCAAGCACGAGCTTACCCGCCGCCCCTATCAGCAAGTAGCAGATGATTTTGGCTTTAGCAACGAGCTTAAAACCAAGGGCCTTGAGCTGCTGAAAAACTGCACTTACGATTTGCCTATGCAGCCTTATGATGAGTACGATACGCTGCGTAATATAGCCATTGATAAGTTTTTGGTGACCACAGGCTTTACTAAGCTGCAAATGAGCAAGGTAAAAATGCTGGATATTGCCGCTGATTTTAAGCAGGTTTATGTGGTAGACCCCGAAGAATCGGACCAAACCAAGGGGGATATATTTAACAAAATAATGCAGGAGAATGGCTATGCCCTTGGCGATGTACTGGTAATTGGCGACGACCCAAAATCTGAGATAAAGTTTGCTAAAGAGCTGGGTATTGAAACTTTTCTGTTCGATCCGGAAAGCAAACACCCTGATGCCGAGGTAACCTACCGCGGTACGGATTATAGCGAGATTGAGCGTATCATCGCACAATAA
- a CDS encoding DinB family protein, producing the protein MATNQPEVWLRGPLSNMPALLQPVAHALLQAREELTALMQGFPDELLYQKVAGMASPAFHLQHLTGVLDRLFTYARAEVLTPGQLSYLSAEGKPTNKIYTVTELVSNFNTQIDAALLQLSKADEATLTQFRGVGRAQLPSTVLGLYVHSAEHTMRHLGQLIVTVKVLMSE; encoded by the coding sequence ATGGCAACTAACCAACCCGAAGTATGGCTGCGCGGCCCTTTAAGTAACATGCCCGCTTTGCTGCAACCTGTTGCGCACGCGCTATTACAGGCGCGTGAAGAACTGACGGCACTTATGCAAGGCTTTCCGGATGAGTTGTTATATCAAAAGGTTGCGGGAATGGCATCGCCGGCTTTCCATTTGCAGCACTTAACCGGCGTACTCGACAGGTTATTTACTTATGCACGTGCCGAGGTTTTAACCCCCGGGCAATTAAGCTACCTGTCGGCAGAGGGTAAACCGACCAATAAAATATACACAGTTACCGAATTAGTTAGCAATTTTAACACGCAGATTGATGCGGCATTATTACAGTTAAGCAAAGCTGATGAAGCCACCTTAACCCAATTTAGGGGCGTAGGCCGGGCGCAGTTGCCATCAACCGTGTTGGGCCTTTATGTGCACAGCGCCGAGCACACTATGCGGCATTTGGGCCAATTGATAGTTACGGTAAAGGTGCTGATGAGCGAATGA